The following are encoded together in the Rana temporaria chromosome 12, aRanTem1.1, whole genome shotgun sequence genome:
- the DYNLRB1 gene encoding dynein light chain roadblock-type 1: protein MADVEETLKRIQGQKGVQGIIIVNAEGIPIKSTMDNATTAQYAGLMHHLVTKSRSSLRDIDPQNDLTFLRLRSKKNEIMIAPDKDYMLVVIQQPSE, encoded by the exons ATG GCGGACGTTGAAGAAACATTAAAGAGGATCCAAGGCCAGAAAGGTGTACAAGGAATTATTATTGTCAATGCAGAAG GAATTCCCATTAAGAGTACTATGGACAATGCAACCACCGCACAGTATGCAGGTCTAATGCATCATCTAGTGACAAAATCCAGAAGCTCATTGCGGGATATTGACCCCCAGAATGATCTGACATTCCTCCGGTTGCGATCAAAGAAAAATGAGATCATGATTGCGCCAG ATAAAGACTACATGTTGGTGGTCATCCAGCAGCCGTCGGAGTGA